Part of the Bacillota bacterium genome, GTGTTTCCTTCTTTCGCCACACTGAACCGCAACAGCACATCCTCGTCCCACACCCGTTGCCCACGACGCAGGCGCAAACGAACCAGCCGACCGTAACTGCCTGCACCCATACCCGACGTGTCCACTGCAATACCCAAACGCTTCCAGCCCAAAACGCCTATCCCACTGCGCACCTCGCTCAGCACTGTGCAACCACAACTCGGCATCGCCTCTATCTCTAACGGCACACCCGACAGGTTCAACACCGTCACCCCCACCTGCACCTGCTGACCCGCCGCCAAAACCCCCAAATCGCGACGTTGCCCCAGCACCAGCACCCCAGTGCCTCCTGACCACTGCGACACGCTACCCTGTGCCAGAAGAAGTACTCCTGTCCATATCAGCACCAGAGGTATCCACCGACGAGGTCGCATCTACGTACCCCCCCCCGTAGTCGGCTAACCGCGCGCACAGCTTCTGCTTCACCCGCTGCAACCGTTTCTTCACCGCCTCTTCACCGATGCCCAGCCGCTCGCCAATCACCGCGCAGGTCTCGCCCTCCACCCAGTGCCACTGCACCAGCTGCCGCTCGGAAGCGGTTAATCCCTCAAGACATTTACCTGCGTCGACGGACAGTATCACCTGCGCCTCCCACGAAAGGCACCCGCAATCCTCGCCCAGTGCACATTCCCTCTCCGCACGCCGCATCTGCTGGCGCAGGTAGTCCACCCACACCGCATGGCAGAGATGGCTCACCAGTTGCGCGGTTATCTTCAGGTTCCTCGCCTCTGCCACCAGCAGGCGATACAGCATATCCTGCACGAGGTCGTCTACCTCCTGCGGTGCAACACGCTTGCGGAAGTACTGCTCAGCCTGCTGTCGAAACTGCTTCACATGCGGCTCCTGCACCCAGTCTCTCCTTTCCGCAGCTGCAGCACACCTCTCGTCAGGTTTTTCGTTCTCCCTGCCTCACCCGCCAGTACCAAAACGCACCGACGGCGATGAGCAGGAGAGGAACAACAAGCCACCACACAGATAAACTCGTCTGCGCTTGTGTGGGCTGATCCAGAGCATCCAGAATGATGAAAGCCGGACCGCTTTTGGTGCCAACAGCCGGCACGGCTTCCTTCTGCGGCAAGGAACCTGCCCATGAATATGTGTAGGCTGGCTGCTGTATGAACAATAAACCGGTTGCGGCAATGGTCTCTGGAGGGATATGGCGCAAATCTTTGACCGGTGTACCGGAAGGCAGGATAATATGCATATCTGCGGGACTGTCCCGAATCTGCGTGAGAACGTAAACAACGGTTGATGTCGTTGAGCCGTCGCCCGTCTGACACACTATCCGGGCTGGCATCCACCAACCATCATACCGCTTCCATTCCTGAACCCGGTATTCTGTCCGATAGGCTTGCTCCTGCGCCCGAAAGTAAACTGGGGCATACTGCCTTGTTCCGTCCAGGGCGATTTCTGCGTGCAAGGTATGAACTCCGGACAACCGGTATACCGCCAACGCTCCCATTGTTCCAGCCGGGACCCACGCTGCGCTGCGCCACTTAAACACCCTGAACGGCGAGAATGTGCGGAGGGGGTCTGTGCCGGCAAGAAATGCAGGGTGCATTCCTGGAGCAAATGCATCACCAAAAGCCTGGTCAATATCCCAATAGAGCGCGTCTCCGGGAACAGGCAGCACGAGCGCGCTCGGCGGTGAGTAAACGTTGGGTGTGTTCGCTGGGGCAATGACAGCAAATTCTCTTCCCAACCAGTATCCGAATCGCCCATTGAGCCAGGGGTGACTGCAGAGATCTTGAACGCTTTCAACATAGGTCAACCCCGGCTGGCGCATAATGGTGAGTCGTCCGTGAACCCATGTTCGGGATGCTATCTGTATACCTCCGGACATCGCCCGCGTTTCCAGCATTGCGCGCTCCTGTTTACTGATTTGTAACGAGTTGTCGGCTGTAGCCTGCCATACAAATGTCTTGCGGGCACACCAAGCATCGCGTTGCTGGCACAGCTGCTTTACCGGGTCGGCAGCGCCCGTCCGAGTGAGGAACAAGAGCAATCCGGCTAACAGAGCCCAGTGTCTACCCATTGTAGCATGCCCCCTTTGTCTAACGACAACGGAAGGTGGTCACATTAACAGTGCCCCAATACGTCCAGCTTCTTCGGTCGCACGTGTTACAATCGTATCCGTTATTGGACGCGCACGGATATCGCCTCAACGGTGCCGGTACTACTACCTGATCCTGAACACAGGTTTCACCAACTGCAGCCACACACGCCGAACAGGTGAAGGGACCTATTATCCAGCACCCACCGTTGCAATCCGGCAGGTGACCACTACAGCTAAACAAATACCAGGCCTCGCACTCGGTTGATTGCACACACCGAGCGTCGTCCGTCACGATGGTTCGGGCACTGGGAGCTGGTGTTGAAGCCGCAGGTCGGATACAAATTTCATCGCTGAGCTGCTGTGCCGGAGATATTCCTACCAAGTTCAGGCTGCACCACACCGCCAGTGCTACCAGAAACGCGAACACATGCTGTCGCATCGTCACACACCTCCCTTAAAGGTTACTCATTGACTCTATCGAACCAACATCCCAGAAGGGGACACATCATTTCGTGTTTCCTTCTTTCGCCACACTGAACCGCAACAGCACATCCTCGTCCCACACCCGTTGCCCACGACGCAGGCGCAACCAAACCAGCCGACCGTAACTGCCTGCACGCACACCCGACGTGTCCACCGCGATGCTCAACCGCTTCCAACCCAAAACGCCTGTCCCGCTGCGCACTTCGCTCAGCAGGGTGCAACCGCAACCCGGCAACGCCTCTATCTCTAACGGCACACCCGACAGGTTCAACACCGTCACCCCGACCTGCACCCGCTGCCCTGCTTTGAGAACCCCCAAATCCCGGCGCTGCCCCAGCACCAGCACCCCAGTGCCTCCTGACCACTGCGATACGCTACCCTGTACCAGAAGAAGTATTCCCACCCATATCAGCACCAGAGGTATCCACCGACGAGGTCGCATCTACGTACCCCCCCCCGTAGTCGGCTAACAGCGCGCGCAGCTTCTGCTTCACCCGTTGCAACCGTTTCTTCACCGCCTCTTCACCGATGCCCAGCCGCCCGCCAATCACGGCGCAGGTCTCGCCCTCCACCCAGTGCCACTGCACCAGCTGCCGCTCGGAAGCGGTCAACCTGCCCAGACACTGGCTTAAATCGATGGACACTATCACTTGCGCCTCCCAAGAGAGGCAACGGTCCCCTTCTTCCAGTGCGCCTTCCCTCTCCGCGCGTCGCATCTGCTGGCGTAGATAATCCACCCACACCGCATGGCAGAGATGGCTCACCAGTTCAGGGGTCAACTTTAGTCCCTTCGCCTCTGCCACCAGCAGGCGATACAACGTATCCTGCACGAGGTCGTCTACCTCCTGGGGAGCGCAGCGTTTGCGAAAGTACTCCTCTGCCTGCTGTCGAAACTGCTTCACATTCGGCTCCTGCACCCAGTCTCTCCTTTCCGCAGTGCAGCACACCTCTCGTCAGGTTTTTCGTTCTCCCTGCCTCACCCGCCAGTACCAAAACGCGCCTGTGGTGATAAGTAAGAAAGGTAATATGAGGTTGCTCGCCCCTTGCTCATTAGTTTTAGACCGAGCAGGCGAGGCGTTCTCTCCCTTTTGTTGCTTGCGCAGGCGAGATAGCTCCTCCGGAGAAGGCAGCTGCCCTTCGAATTCATAAGTTACCACCTCGTGCTCGGTTATCCCCAAACGCCAATCGCTGACTGGCATAGGAATGGAAAACCATTTTGGAGAGGTGCCTGTATATTGCCGAGCAGAGGCGAGACGAACACGCATGACCCCCTTCCCCCTGCGAGTAAAATCAAAATCTACCAGCGCTGGAAGCCAAGTGCCTTGATGTGCAACCCATTCCAAAACCTTCGCACTCTCCAGCACTTGGTCAGGTGTGTTGAAGTACAAATGGGCCTCCGCAGGCGCATAGTCGCGTGTCGGGTCAAGCAATAGCACCAAAGTCGCTTGCACTGGCAGGCTGAGAACCGGACGAGGGAAGTGTTCACCTAGTTGCCCGGATATTCGCACGTATTGACCTGCGGTTTCCACCTTCACGTCCTTCGCATTGCTGCCGTAATAGCGGAGAAGGTTGACCCCCCACACCATAGGCAGGAGTTTAGAACCATGTACCCAGGTCAGGTTTTGCACGATATTCGGCCCCCCCGACGAAAACCGCCAAATGTAGGCAAACGGTTGTTCTGAGAGCAGTACCGCTTCCTGCTCCGGCGTATCCGCCTGAGGACCAATCCTGAGCCAGTACGCCTTGTCAAATGGTGTTACGGTAATCGTCCGTCTTCTGCTGCCTTCCGACACTTCCCAATCCGTCCACAACGCTTGTAGAGCCGCTTCGCGTGCAAGCAATCGCTTTTGTATCTCTTTCAGTGTTTCTGACTGCTGTGCAACAACGTGGCTCAAAGCGAATACAAGCACTGCAGCCAATGCGAAACCCTTCCACATTTTAGGAATCACCTCCTGAGCCGCCATCTGCCTGTCGGCAGTCGGGCACAATTCTGGTTTCGCCCGTCTGTTCCCCGAGTTGCCATTCATCCGTGCAGAAGCACATACCTTGGTAGTACACGCATCCGCTACCGTATATATAGTAAACCGGGCTATACAAATTCGTGAACTCCACGCATATCGTGTTCGGTGGGGCGGGAGCATTGATACACTGCCCCTGCAACACCCCGCGCCCGCGGCAGTTG contains:
- a CDS encoding sigma-70 family RNA polymerase sigma factor — protein: MQEPHVKQFRQQAEQYFRKRVAPQEVDDLVQDMLYRLLVAEARNLKITAQLVSHLCHAVWVDYLRQQMRRAERECALGEDCGCLSWEAQVILSVDAGKCLEGLTASERQLVQWHWVEGETCAVIGERLGIGEEAVKKRLQRVKQKLCARLADYGGGYVDATSSVDTSGADMDRSTSSGTG
- a CDS encoding sigma-70 family RNA polymerase sigma factor, coding for MQEPNVKQFRQQAEEYFRKRCAPQEVDDLVQDTLYRLLVAEAKGLKLTPELVSHLCHAVWVDYLRQQMRRAEREGALEEGDRCLSWEAQVIVSIDLSQCLGRLTASERQLVQWHWVEGETCAVIGGRLGIGEEAVKKRLQRVKQKLRALLADYGGGYVDATSSVDTSGADMGGNTSSGTG